In Patescibacteria group bacterium, a single genomic region encodes these proteins:
- a CDS encoding exodeoxyribonuclease III, with product MKIISWNVNGIRAVHKKGLFVPFVEKYQPDILCLQETKAQESQSEVDLAEYSEYWNSAEKKGYSGTAIFTKEKPLAVLNGLPEAIVKKHGLCADEYGDPLTEGRVIAAEYPDFYVVTVYTPNAKDDLSRVPLRHKQWDPAFLAYCKQLEKKKPVIFCGDLNVAHTPEDLARPKENVGLKGFTDEERAGFQAFIDAGLIDTFRVFHKGNGFYTWWSHFANARERNVGWRIDYVLISPALLPRLKSAAILPEVMGSDHCPVMVEVE from the coding sequence ATGAAAATCATCTCTTGGAATGTGAACGGTATCCGCGCGGTGCACAAAAAGGGCTTGTTTGTGCCGTTTGTCGAAAAATATCAGCCGGATATTTTGTGTTTGCAAGAAACCAAGGCTCAGGAGAGCCAGTCGGAGGTGGACCTGGCCGAATATAGCGAATATTGGAACTCCGCTGAGAAAAAAGGCTACTCTGGCACGGCGATCTTCACCAAAGAGAAGCCGCTCGCTGTTTTGAACGGCCTGCCTGAAGCGATCGTGAAGAAGCACGGGCTTTGCGCTGATGAGTATGGCGACCCGCTCACTGAGGGCCGCGTCATTGCTGCCGAATACCCCGATTTTTATGTCGTCACAGTTTATACGCCGAACGCCAAGGACGATCTGAGCCGCGTTCCTTTGCGCCACAAGCAGTGGGACCCCGCTTTTCTCGCATATTGCAAGCAGCTCGAGAAGAAAAAGCCCGTGATCTTCTGCGGCGATCTCAATGTCGCCCACACTCCAGAAGATTTGGCGCGACCAAAGGAGAATGTCGGCTTGAAAGGCTTCACTGATGAAGAGCGGGCCGGCTTCCAGGCTTTCATCGACGCTGGTCTCATTGATACCTTCCGCGTCTTCCACAAAGGCAACGGCTTCTACACCTGGTGGTCTCATTTTGCCAACGCCCGCGAGAGAAATGTCGGTTGGCGTATTGACTACGTACTCATCTCCCCTGCTCTATTGCCGCGCCTGAAGTCTGCTGCGATCCTCCCAGAAGTGATGGGCTCGGATCATTGCCCAGTGATGGTGGAAGTGGAGTAG
- a CDS encoding tyrosine-type recombinase/integrase, with amino-acid sequence MSDLHQLKREFLEYTEIEKGRSLKTVGNYERYLDRFLAYSKLKDPAGVTDDVLREYRLWLNRQAATKTRDGRVATTLKKKSQNYYLIALRSFLKYCARRGVKSLAPDRIELAKVAERSLDLISVDELKRLMHAADEAANKGDLKGLRDKAMMELLFSTGLRVSELCSLSRDLDLRADEFSVRGKGEKVRVVFLSESARQAVKKYLDKRADMDDALFVQAAGPIGLKKWKEEKSVKDKKAGKKDFSTSTTRLTARSVERIVKHYGVKSGISKKVTPHVIRHSFATDLLQNGADLRSVQMLLGHANIGTTQIYTHVTDKQLREVHKKFHNRK; translated from the coding sequence ATGTCCGACCTCCATCAGCTCAAGCGCGAGTTTCTCGAGTATACCGAGATCGAAAAGGGTCGTAGTTTGAAGACGGTGGGCAACTATGAGCGGTATTTAGATCGTTTTTTGGCATACAGCAAGCTGAAGGATCCGGCGGGTGTGACCGATGATGTGCTGCGTGAGTATCGACTATGGCTCAATAGGCAGGCGGCGACGAAAACCCGCGACGGGCGCGTGGCAACGACGCTGAAAAAGAAGAGTCAAAACTATTATCTGATCGCACTACGCTCGTTTTTGAAATACTGCGCCCGTCGCGGGGTGAAGTCCTTGGCTCCGGACCGTATTGAGCTCGCCAAGGTGGCCGAACGCTCGCTAGACTTAATCAGCGTCGATGAACTCAAACGCTTGATGCACGCCGCCGATGAGGCTGCCAACAAAGGTGACTTGAAGGGCTTGCGGGACAAGGCCATGATGGAGTTGCTCTTCTCTACCGGCCTCCGTGTGTCCGAGCTCTGTTCCCTCTCGCGGGATCTCGACCTACGGGCCGATGAATTTTCTGTGCGGGGCAAGGGCGAAAAGGTGCGCGTCGTCTTTTTGTCCGAGTCGGCGCGCCAGGCGGTGAAAAAATACCTCGACAAGCGCGCCGACATGGACGACGCGCTATTTGTCCAAGCTGCCGGACCAATTGGTCTGAAAAAATGGAAAGAAGAAAAGAGTGTAAAAGATAAAAAGGCCGGCAAAAAGGATTTCAGTACCAGCACCACCCGCCTTACGGCCCGCTCGGTGGAACGCATCGTCAAACATTACGGTGTGAAGTCTGGTATATCGAAGAAGGTCACGCCTCACGTCATCCGCCACAGCTTCGCCACCGACCTCCTCCAAAACGGTGCCGACCTCCGCTCCGTGCAGATGCTGCTCGGCCATGCCAATATCGGAACCACCCAGATCTACACCCACGTCACCGACAAGCAGCTTCGCGAGGTGCACAAGAAGTTTCATAATCGGAAGTAG
- the rpsO gene encoding 30S ribosomal protein S15, with amino-acid sequence MITSTKKARILKAVQLHDTDTGSPEAQISILTKRIEELAGHLKKHAKDRHSRRGLLQMVADRQNHMKYLQKKDTKRYNSLMKKLDLKQTKKA; translated from the coding sequence ATGATTACTTCAACGAAAAAGGCACGGATTCTCAAAGCAGTCCAGCTCCACGACACGGATACTGGCTCTCCTGAGGCGCAGATTTCCATTTTGACCAAGCGAATTGAGGAATTGGCTGGTCACTTGAAGAAGCACGCCAAGGACCGACACTCTCGACGAGGTCTCCTTCAGATGGTCGCTGATCGACAGAACCACATGAAGTACCTCCAGAAGAAGGACACCAAGCGATACAACAGCTTGATGAAGAAGCTCGACCTCAAGCAGACCAAGAAGGCCTAA
- a CDS encoding NYN domain-containing protein — translation MTVIKHKEQRVGIFIDAQNLYHSAKNLYHARVNFGQVVKDALAGRALIRAIAYVITTESGEESAFFEALTKMGIEAKTKDLQIFAGGSKKADWDVGLAVDAIKMAPKLDTVILVTGDGDFVPLVEYLQMNEGCQVEVVSFGRSSSLKLKEAVDEFIDLDTNARKYLIGAGIAARGGGRGIRGGRGRGGAVSDGRPHLNRTHSDVNNTILDNATATTPSPEHSRAENDGPVIQ, via the coding sequence ATGACAGTCATTAAACACAAAGAACAGCGTGTCGGTATTTTCATCGACGCACAGAATCTCTATCACTCAGCCAAAAACCTGTACCATGCTCGAGTCAATTTCGGACAGGTAGTAAAGGATGCGCTCGCGGGCCGTGCTCTCATTCGCGCCATCGCCTACGTGATCACCACGGAGAGCGGCGAAGAGTCGGCCTTTTTCGAAGCGCTCACTAAAATGGGCATCGAGGCCAAGACCAAAGACCTCCAGATTTTCGCCGGCGGCAGCAAGAAAGCCGATTGGGACGTGGGACTCGCGGTAGATGCAATCAAAATGGCGCCGAAGCTCGACACCGTGATCCTCGTGACCGGTGATGGCGACTTCGTACCCCTCGTCGAATACCTCCAGATGAACGAAGGATGTCAGGTGGAAGTCGTTTCCTTCGGCCGCTCAAGCTCACTCAAGCTCAAAGAAGCCGTGGATGAATTCATCGATCTCGATACCAACGCGCGCAAGTACCTCATCGGCGCAGGCATTGCTGCACGAGGTGGTGGTCGCGGCATCCGCGGCGGACGAGGACGAGGTGGGGCAGTAAGCGATGGCCGACCGCACCTCAATCGCACTCACTCAGACGTGAACAACACTATTTTGGACAACGCCACAGCAACCACACCTTCTCCGGAACATTCCCGAGCAGAAAACGACGGACCAGTGATACAATAA
- a CDS encoding polyribonucleotide nucleotidyltransferase has translation MNPREFSLSIENKTLTASFTTLAERANGSVILRYGTTALLATAVMSENKKESADFLPLTVEYQERYYAIGKILGNRYQRREGKPSDAAILCGRVVDRTIRPLFAAHIRNEIQVVITTLAIDPADAARMPCLAVIAASLALSTSNIPWNGPVGTALVETDRLKLVACGKGGTLNMVECGTKGAATGTTGTTAAPSELSEKEVAAALASAQKEVDRIEAFQADIVREMGVEKRVVNALSIPPVLRSTFDSEIALKLVQRLFTRAAGDAQMEALRSEWLATAESVVANSVGTKFSNIRSLAGALFEEAVNEALHTEAIERGRRTDGRKLTDIRPLFAEAGGISPRLHGSGLFYRGQTHIFTALTLGGPHEGQITEGEHSPNDEGKQFIHHYNFPPFSTGETGKLGGTNRRMIGHGALVEKSFAAVLPAKTLFPYTIRLVSEAFSSNGSTSMASVCASTLALMDGGVPITRPVAGISCGAMTRVEKDAHGQTFLKYVLLTDIQGPEDHYGDMDFKVAGTIAGITAVQMDIKTEGMPVALLVEALERARVARLQILKTMEKAIAAPRTRLSPYAPRIEKMMIDQRHIGILIGPGGKTINGIKKQSGLQNIDVSDNGEVVLVGENGSTEKAKALILSVLR, from the coding sequence ATGAACCCGAGGGAGTTTTCTCTTTCCATCGAAAACAAGACGCTCACTGCCTCATTCACCACGCTCGCTGAGCGAGCGAATGGCTCGGTGATCCTCCGCTACGGCACCACCGCACTTCTTGCGACGGCCGTAATGTCGGAAAATAAAAAAGAATCGGCGGATTTTCTGCCGCTCACGGTGGAGTATCAAGAACGATATTATGCAATCGGGAAAATTCTCGGCAATCGATACCAGCGACGCGAAGGGAAGCCTTCCGACGCGGCAATATTATGCGGACGCGTGGTCGACAGGACCATTCGTCCGCTGTTTGCTGCTCACATTCGCAACGAAATACAGGTGGTGATCACCACGCTCGCCATCGATCCCGCAGATGCGGCGCGGATGCCCTGCCTCGCCGTGATTGCCGCCTCGTTGGCGCTGAGCACTTCGAATATTCCCTGGAATGGGCCAGTCGGAACAGCGCTTGTTGAAACGGATCGCCTCAAGCTGGTCGCCTGCGGAAAGGGTGGCACGTTAAATATGGTGGAGTGCGGCACAAAAGGCGCGGCGACAGGTACGACCGGCACAACGGCGGCGCCAAGCGAGCTCAGCGAGAAAGAAGTCGCCGCAGCGCTTGCTTCGGCACAAAAAGAAGTCGATCGTATCGAGGCGTTCCAAGCAGACATTGTCCGAGAGATGGGTGTGGAGAAACGCGTAGTCAATGCGCTTTCGATACCACCCGTCCTTCGCTCTACTTTTGATAGTGAAATTGCCCTAAAACTCGTCCAACGACTCTTCACTAGGGCGGCTGGCGATGCGCAGATGGAGGCACTGCGGAGTGAATGGCTCGCGACGGCAGAAAGCGTTGTCGCCAACAGTGTCGGTACAAAATTTTCCAATATTCGCTCCTTGGCTGGCGCACTTTTCGAAGAAGCCGTGAATGAAGCGCTCCACACAGAAGCCATCGAGCGTGGCAGACGCACCGACGGACGCAAACTCACCGACATTCGACCACTCTTTGCTGAAGCGGGCGGTATCTCGCCGCGCCTCCACGGCTCCGGACTTTTCTACCGCGGTCAGACACATATTTTCACCGCTCTCACCCTCGGTGGACCACATGAAGGTCAGATCACTGAAGGCGAACACAGCCCTAACGACGAGGGCAAGCAATTTATTCATCACTACAACTTTCCGCCATTCTCCACCGGCGAGACAGGCAAGCTCGGCGGTACCAATCGCCGCATGATTGGCCATGGCGCGCTCGTGGAAAAGTCTTTCGCCGCCGTGCTGCCTGCCAAAACACTGTTTCCTTACACTATCCGCCTCGTCTCCGAAGCATTTTCTTCCAACGGCTCGACCTCCATGGCTTCCGTTTGTGCTTCGACCCTTGCATTGATGGACGGCGGCGTACCGATCACTCGACCGGTGGCTGGTATTTCCTGCGGCGCAATGACACGTGTCGAGAAAGACGCTCATGGCCAGACTTTTCTCAAATATGTTCTGCTCACCGACATCCAGGGACCGGAGGATCATTACGGGGATATGGATTTCAAGGTGGCGGGCACTATCGCAGGTATCACCGCAGTGCAAATGGACATCAAGACTGAGGGTATGCCAGTGGCACTGCTCGTGGAAGCGCTAGAACGGGCTCGTGTAGCGCGGTTGCAGATTCTGAAAACCATGGAGAAGGCGATTGCGGCACCCCGTACCCGCCTCTCGCCGTACGCACCGCGCATCGAGAAGATGATGATCGATCAACGACATATTGGCATCCTCATCGGCCCTGGTGGCAAAACCATCAACGGTATCAAAAAACAATCCGGCCTCCAGAACATTGACGTTTCCGACAACGGGGAAGTAGTTCTTGTCGGCGAAAATGGTTCTACAGAAAAAGCGAAAGCCCTCATTTTGTCGGTCCTGCGTTAA
- a CDS encoding TraR/DksA C4-type zinc finger protein, translating into MKTDPKILIEKEITVVEGELKTVAQPDPARPGEWIAKRENLDTDKADELETAEDLEEMEGHEAIAEKLEMRLHDLRHALERVKNGSYGKCEVCQKPIEEGRLVANSAASTCVAHMK; encoded by the coding sequence ATGAAAACCGACCCAAAAATACTGATCGAGAAGGAGATTACTGTCGTGGAAGGTGAATTAAAGACCGTTGCTCAGCCTGATCCTGCGCGCCCAGGTGAGTGGATCGCGAAACGCGAGAATCTCGATACTGACAAGGCCGACGAGCTAGAAACAGCTGAAGATCTTGAGGAAATGGAGGGTCATGAGGCTATCGCCGAAAAGCTTGAGATGCGTCTTCACGACCTCAGACATGCCCTCGAACGGGTGAAAAATGGTTCGTATGGCAAATGTGAAGTTTGTCAGAAGCCAATCGAGGAGGGTCGTTTGGTGGCAAATTCAGCCGCGTCGACTTGTGTGGCGCATATGAAATAA
- a CDS encoding YifB family Mg chelatase-like AAA ATPase, with the protein MKIAKVLSAQNDCLDGQIIQVEVDISRGLHAFSIVGMADKAVAEAKDRIASAIKHSGYKSPKSRNEKVVISLAPAQLPKEGTGFDLAMAIGYLIATQDLRPNPEACELAEKMLLIGELALDGNLRGVRGVLSIIKSAEAQGISCLFVPRENAEEACLVSGISVYGAATLREVILHMEGKHFIPVSKLLPKISTPTKEVVAGGSDSEVSFCDIDGQEVAKRALRIALAGQHSIALVGPPGTGKTLLARSARSITPDLTELEQVEVMTIHSSAHSTEYRTSRPPFRAPHHSASYAAMIGGAGKQPIGEITLAHRGVLFLDEFPEFDRRVIEALRQPMEEGVVRIARAERHHELPARCITILAMNPCPCGYRGSSRRTCTCSQTMLRRYADKISGPIIDRIDMWVRVEQTDHLFIQKKKVGGCDASSDTTQIELIKNSIAKIRTIQKRRDHDPGVDGVYLNATDQAISLLAKRANAEGISTRGFHRTLRVARTIADLEQSKQVEGRHILEALQYRRPPL; encoded by the coding sequence ATGAAAATTGCAAAAGTGCTCAGCGCACAAAACGATTGTTTAGACGGTCAGATTATCCAAGTAGAGGTCGATATTTCTCGAGGTCTGCATGCTTTTTCTATTGTCGGCATGGCCGATAAAGCTGTGGCCGAGGCGAAAGATCGGATCGCCTCGGCCATCAAACATTCAGGCTACAAATCTCCAAAAAGTCGCAACGAAAAGGTGGTCATCTCGCTCGCGCCCGCCCAGCTACCGAAGGAGGGGACTGGCTTCGACCTGGCCATGGCTATCGGCTACCTCATTGCCACCCAAGATTTGCGGCCGAACCCAGAGGCCTGTGAACTCGCCGAGAAAATGTTACTTATCGGCGAACTAGCCCTCGACGGCAACCTTCGTGGAGTGCGCGGTGTGTTATCCATCATCAAAAGTGCCGAAGCGCAGGGGATTTCCTGTCTGTTTGTTCCGAGAGAAAATGCAGAAGAGGCTTGTCTAGTGTCTGGTATTTCCGTGTATGGAGCAGCGACCCTTCGAGAGGTGATCCTGCACATGGAAGGGAAACATTTCATACCGGTATCGAAACTGCTACCGAAAATATCAACACCGACCAAGGAAGTGGTGGCGGGTGGAAGCGACTCGGAAGTCTCCTTCTGTGATATCGATGGACAGGAAGTGGCAAAACGCGCATTGCGGATCGCTCTGGCTGGGCAGCATTCAATCGCCCTTGTCGGCCCACCGGGCACGGGAAAAACATTACTAGCACGTAGTGCGCGCTCCATCACTCCAGATCTCACTGAGCTCGAGCAGGTTGAGGTCATGACAATCCACTCATCCGCACACTCCACCGAATACCGCACATCCCGGCCACCGTTCCGTGCGCCACACCACAGCGCTTCATACGCCGCCATGATTGGCGGCGCTGGAAAGCAGCCGATTGGCGAGATCACTTTAGCACACAGAGGGGTTTTGTTCCTCGATGAATTCCCGGAATTCGACCGACGCGTGATCGAGGCTTTGCGACAACCAATGGAAGAAGGTGTGGTCCGTATCGCCAGAGCCGAACGTCACCACGAGCTACCAGCCCGCTGCATCACTATCCTCGCTATGAACCCGTGTCCGTGCGGGTATCGCGGATCATCGAGACGTACCTGCACCTGCAGCCAAACAATGTTACGCAGATATGCGGACAAGATCTCCGGTCCGATCATCGATCGCATCGATATGTGGGTACGCGTGGAACAAACGGATCATCTATTCATACAGAAAAAGAAAGTGGGCGGGTGCGATGCGAGTTCGGACACTACACAAATCGAATTAATCAAAAATTCAATTGCCAAAATTCGCACAATACAAAAAAGGCGCGATCATGACCCAGGCGTTGACGGTGTGTATCTAAACGCAACAGATCAGGCAATCAGCTTGCTTGCAAAGCGGGCAAACGCCGAAGGTATTTCGACGCGAGGGTTTCATCGGACTCTACGGGTTGCAAGAACTATTGCTGACTTGGAACAATCCAAACAAGTTGAGGGGAGGCATATTCTCGAGGCGTTGCAATATCGGCGGCCGCCGCTTTAG
- a CDS encoding UDP-N-acetylmuramoyl-L-alanyl-D-glutamate--2,6-diaminopimelate ligase, which yields MKDVLKRVVPQQIFSAYYWLFSVLGAFLYGFPSRKMIVIGITGTKGKTSTANFVWSCAMAAGMKAGIITTANIRIGEEESMNHYHMTMPGRFAIQRTMREMVKKGCKVCVVETTSEGLKQWRHAGIDYDVAIFTNLTPEHLPSHGGSFEAYKKAKGALFSSLHSARQKVLDGVAVRKIVLANNDSEHAPYYLSLASGIAQTFSLHSVSDIKAEQIQESHTGVTFAVCGPGNRNCVPYQLSVLGAFNVYNALPAIALMRLWGVSEENIQTGLRTLTLIPGRMEVVTRDGAFPATVIVDYAHEGQSMSVATDAARKMLGANGKLIVMLGAEGGGRDKAKRKTMGEIVARRADVVIVSDVDPYEDDPIEICEDIAKTVEAGGKKRGENVFVIGDRRAGIAKALSLAGAGDVILITGKGAEQSMVVKGGSIAWDDRTVVREEVAKLV from the coding sequence ATGAAAGATGTACTGAAACGTGTCGTCCCGCAGCAGATTTTCTCAGCGTATTATTGGCTGTTTTCCGTACTCGGGGCGTTTCTGTATGGCTTCCCTTCTCGCAAGATGATTGTCATCGGTATTACCGGTACCAAAGGCAAGACTTCTACGGCCAATTTTGTCTGGTCATGTGCGATGGCGGCTGGTATGAAGGCTGGGATTATTACTACCGCCAATATTCGTATTGGAGAAGAAGAGTCAATGAACCACTATCATATGACCATGCCTGGTCGTTTCGCTATTCAGAGGACGATGCGCGAGATGGTGAAAAAGGGTTGCAAGGTATGTGTTGTTGAAACCACTTCAGAGGGTTTGAAGCAGTGGCGACACGCCGGCATCGACTATGATGTCGCTATTTTTACCAACCTCACTCCTGAACACCTTCCTTCTCACGGCGGTAGTTTTGAAGCCTACAAAAAGGCCAAGGGAGCTTTATTCAGCTCGCTTCACTCTGCTCGACAGAAAGTACTCGATGGCGTTGCTGTGCGTAAGATTGTTTTGGCAAACAATGACAGCGAACATGCGCCGTATTACCTGAGTCTTGCTTCAGGGATCGCCCAAACGTTCTCCTTGCACTCGGTGTCTGACATAAAGGCCGAACAAATCCAGGAAAGCCACACAGGTGTGACTTTTGCGGTGTGTGGTCCAGGGAACCGCAACTGCGTTCCGTATCAACTTTCTGTTCTCGGAGCTTTCAATGTCTACAATGCTCTTCCGGCTATTGCCCTGATGAGACTCTGGGGTGTTTCAGAGGAGAACATTCAGACTGGATTGAGGACCCTCACATTGATCCCCGGCCGAATGGAGGTGGTCACTCGAGATGGTGCTTTTCCTGCGACGGTGATTGTTGACTACGCTCATGAAGGACAGAGTATGAGCGTTGCGACAGATGCTGCACGAAAGATGCTCGGTGCCAACGGCAAATTGATCGTGATGTTGGGTGCCGAGGGCGGTGGTCGCGACAAGGCGAAGCGCAAGACTATGGGCGAGATTGTCGCGAGGAGGGCTGATGTGGTGATTGTGAGCGATGTTGATCCATACGAAGACGATCCCATTGAGATCTGTGAGGATATCGCGAAGACGGTTGAAGCTGGAGGGAAAAAACGCGGTGAAAATGTGTTTGTGATCGGTGACCGTCGTGCGGGTATTGCCAAGGCCTTGTCACTTGCTGGAGCTGGGGATGTCATATTGATCACTGGCAAAGGAGCGGAACAGTCTATGGTGGTGAAGGGTGGTTCAATTGCCTGGGATGACCGTACTGTTGTACGAGAAGAGGTGGCGAAGTTGGTCTAA
- a CDS encoding peptidoglycan bridge formation glycyltransferase FemA/FemB family protein, translated as MHSEGGSRGEYTIEYLPDTVTFDPLSLCAETLFTQSDLYYRWQLAAGKIAKRFLVKDGSQTVAYAQCFFTPVRFLGGRGYWYAPYGPVCVAEADHVQVRMAISKAFSLLGLVTNTAPAAFFRLDLFPVVTSAAASSLNTGSSCPRFLIDGSLQPRSEWVLPLAKSEAELLAGMHQKARYSIQYAQRKGVTIQLVGEHFFPHLDAFCRLMQQTASRDGFVPHPDGYYKALFAELENTKSAFLVLASYGGEVVSIAVVIGYGQTATYVFGASSDTHRNVSASALVQWTALLEAKRRGYAEYNFGGVSSERFPVKTWKGITTFKQRFGGHGQTHSPIEDVVFQPFWYGVFVVRKWAKRYLHI; from the coding sequence ATGCATTCCGAAGGAGGATCACGCGGTGAATACACGATTGAATATTTACCTGATACTGTCACATTTGACCCGCTTTCTTTGTGTGCGGAGACACTGTTTACACAGTCGGATCTGTATTATCGATGGCAGCTTGCTGCAGGGAAAATAGCAAAGCGTTTTTTAGTGAAGGATGGTTCCCAAACAGTGGCCTACGCTCAATGTTTTTTCACCCCGGTCCGTTTTCTCGGCGGTCGAGGGTATTGGTATGCGCCATATGGCCCAGTGTGTGTCGCTGAAGCAGATCATGTGCAGGTCAGAATGGCAATCTCGAAAGCTTTTAGCCTACTCGGTCTTGTCACCAACACAGCACCCGCCGCTTTTTTTCGTCTCGATCTTTTCCCTGTTGTGACAAGTGCAGCCGCATCGAGTCTGAACACCGGCTCCTCATGCCCACGTTTTTTGATAGACGGTTCGCTTCAGCCACGCTCCGAGTGGGTGTTGCCACTTGCGAAGAGTGAGGCAGAATTGCTTGCCGGTATGCATCAAAAGGCTCGCTACTCGATTCAGTATGCTCAACGGAAAGGGGTGACAATCCAGCTTGTGGGAGAGCATTTTTTTCCGCACCTCGATGCGTTTTGTCGCCTGATGCAACAGACTGCTTCACGAGACGGCTTCGTACCCCACCCAGATGGATACTACAAAGCGTTGTTCGCTGAGCTTGAGAATACGAAGTCGGCCTTCCTAGTGCTCGCTTCGTATGGCGGTGAGGTAGTGTCGATCGCTGTGGTGATCGGATATGGACAGACCGCCACCTACGTCTTTGGTGCATCTTCTGACACCCATCGAAATGTGTCTGCGTCCGCGTTGGTACAATGGACGGCACTGCTTGAGGCCAAGCGACGCGGCTACGCCGAATACAACTTTGGAGGAGTCTCTTCCGAACGTTTTCCGGTGAAGACCTGGAAGGGCATTACTACTTTCAAGCAGCGTTTCGGCGGGCATGGGCAGACACATTCGCCTATTGAAGATGTTGTCTTCCAGCCATTCTGGTACGGTGTCTTTGTTGTCAGAAAATGGGCAAAGCGATATCTCCATATATAA
- a CDS encoding M23 family metallopeptidase — translation MFPQPLLAKAFSIFTDLFAAEKLTPRTIFQTRNSQNMALLSAEVSPDPTFARGGGDITIVSGNALVAESGPLGTMGNIDDFPLYQRISLYTVREGDTLTQIAKMYGVSVNTIVWSNNLSGKSIQLGQTLTILPISGIAHTAKKGDTLKSIAKKYKTDVSELALFNDLNENDIIADGVIITIPEGETVVVPSAAGKIPEKTFKTTLAHDTNGPEFPGYYLRPTSGMRTQGLHGYNGIDLGSPSGTPIYAAAAGDVIISRNSGWNGGYGNYVVVSHSNGTQTLYGHMKEVIVVAGDQVYQGQIIGYVGNTGRSTGPHLHFEIRGARNPF, via the coding sequence GTGTTTCCACAGCCATTGCTTGCCAAAGCCTTCTCCATCTTTACTGACCTATTTGCGGCGGAAAAACTCACCCCCAGAACCATTTTTCAGACTCGAAACTCTCAAAACATGGCCTTGTTGAGCGCTGAGGTGAGTCCTGACCCGACATTTGCTCGTGGCGGTGGCGACATCACGATCGTCAGCGGTAATGCCTTGGTCGCTGAAAGTGGGCCTCTGGGTACTATGGGCAATATCGACGATTTCCCTCTCTATCAACGCATCAGTCTCTATACTGTTCGCGAGGGTGACACCCTCACTCAGATTGCAAAAATGTATGGCGTGTCAGTGAATACGATTGTTTGGTCTAACAATCTCAGTGGAAAATCGATCCAGCTCGGTCAAACCCTCACTATTTTGCCGATCTCCGGCATCGCTCATACGGCCAAGAAGGGCGATACTCTAAAGAGTATTGCGAAGAAATACAAAACAGACGTTTCAGAGCTCGCATTGTTTAATGATTTGAATGAGAACGATATCATCGCTGATGGAGTAATCATCACTATTCCTGAGGGAGAGACTGTAGTAGTGCCTTCTGCTGCTGGGAAGATCCCTGAGAAGACGTTTAAAACCACCTTGGCTCACGATACCAACGGTCCAGAATTTCCGGGATACTATCTACGTCCGACCAGCGGTATGAGGACACAGGGCTTGCACGGATACAATGGTATTGACCTCGGGTCCCCAAGCGGTACTCCGATCTACGCTGCGGCAGCTGGTGATGTGATTATTTCTCGAAATAGCGGTTGGAATGGTGGATATGGCAACTATGTCGTGGTCAGTCACTCGAATGGTACCCAGACTCTCTATGGACACATGAAAGAGGTCATTGTCGTTGCAGGAGATCAGGTCTACCAAGGTCAAATTATTGGATATGTTGGAAACACGGGGCGATCGACCGGCCCCCATCTTCACTTTGAGATTCGAGGTGCACGCAATCCGTTTTAG